Proteins encoded by one window of Cannabis sativa cultivar Pink pepper isolate KNU-18-1 chromosome 4, ASM2916894v1, whole genome shotgun sequence:
- the LOC115713577 gene encoding uncharacterized protein LOC115713577 encodes MRVADEKSFYLGLPSVIGRNKNVAFGFLKEKVVEFIGKAGISCVFISIKVAWDSETCGISTWLCLDEEILEDLFELRDIDLIRNIPLPLAPNMDSWYWAFEDYGSYSVRSTYRALQELNGRWSSQDNSHFWKRFCRDVETTFHLMVTCPFTMACLERGLGFSFLSGDDDFGYWFESFCNAHPGDGIDKMAMILWGVWGARNDLLWNKKLASVERVVSAAVTYLELWKVAQLKNGDVSTSTSHASAGSELWTIFSRENSHGLGWIARDSAGVLLTAAAEKRFGGVDPVVAEAMLVKEALSWLKQTWGDGGSFEGWIPTRVCVETDCLVLVNAINNNRQILSPRGLIVSDCISLIRSLSMFDISVQFVKRSRNQAANWLARSSGSCPGRLSGRGSVPTGLEAILVADLH; translated from the exons ATGCGTGTTGCTGATGAGAAAAGCTTTTATCTTGGTCTGCCAAGTGTGATTGGTAGAAATAAGAATGTGGCTTTTGGTTTTCTAAAGGAGAAA GTGGTTGAATTCATTGGAAAAGCTGGGATAAGTTGTGTCTTCATAAGCATAAAGGTGGCATGGGATTCCGAAACTTGCGGGATTTCAACTTGGCTATGCTTG GATGAAGAAATATTGGAAGATTTGTTTGAGCTGAGAGATATTGATCTCATTCGCAACATACCACTGCCTTTAGCTCCGAATATGGACTCATGGTATTGGGCATTTGAAGATTATGGAAGCTATTCTGTTAGGAGTACCTATCGTGCGTTGCAAGAGCTTAATGGGAGATGGAGTTCTCAAGACAACTCTCATTTTTGGAAGAGGTTTTG TAGAGATGTCGAGACTACATTTCATCTTATGGTTACTTGTCCTTTTACTATGGCTTGTTTGGAGAGAGGATTGGGTTTTTCTTTCTTGAGTGGAGATGATGATTTTGGTTACTGGTTTGAGAGCTTCTGTAATGCTCACCCAGGAGATGGTATAGATAAAATGGCTATGATCTTATGGGGTGTTTGGGGAGCTAGAAATGACTTGCTTTGGAACAAAAAGCTTGCTTCTGTTGAAAGAGTTGTATCTGCTGCAGTTACGTACCTTGAACTTTGGAAAGTTGCTCAGTTGAAAAATGGAGATGTTTCGACATCTACTAGCCATGCCTCGGCTGGTTCTGAGCTTTGGA CTATTTTTTCAAGAGAAAATAGTCATGGTTTGGGGTGGATTGCTCGTGATTCGGCTGGTGTGCTTCTTACTGCTGCTGCCGAGAAGAGATTTGGTGGTGTCGACCCTGTGGTGGCTGAAGCAATGTTAGTGAAGGAAGCTTTAAGCTGGCTTAAACAAACTTGGGGTGATGGTGGTTCGTTTGAAGGTTGGATCCCTACTAGGGTGTGTGTGGAGACGGATTGTCTAGTGTTGGTGAATGCTATTAACAATAATAGACAAATTCTATCTCCTCGTGGTTTAATTGTTTCAGATTGTATTAGTCTTATACGATCTCTTTCGATGTTTGATATTTCAGTTCAGTTTGTTAAACGGTCTAGGAACCAAGCGGCTAATTGGTTAGCTCGTTCTTCTGGTTCATGTCCCGGTCGTCTTTCCGGTAGGGGGTCTGTCCCCACAGGTTTGGAAGCTATTTTAGTAGCTGATTTGCATTAA